From a region of the Micropterus dolomieu isolate WLL.071019.BEF.003 ecotype Adirondacks linkage group LG21, ASM2129224v1, whole genome shotgun sequence genome:
- the anxa1a gene encoding annexin A1a codes for MSFIQAFLQQTVYMGMPDDSLLKNEGTVIAAPNFSPSGDAAVLDKAIKAKGVDENTIIEILVKRSNEQRQQIKAAYQQASGKPLEPALKSALKGDLEDVVLALLKTPAQYDAQQLKKAMKGLGTDEDTLIEILASRNNRQILEIKKAYKEDYKKELEDDIKSDTGGDFRAALLALCKASRTEGVSEQLVDSDARALYEAGEGRKGTDASAFIEILTSRSAPHLRKVFDRYSKYSKVDMAKAIDLEMKGDIENCLTAVVKCAGSRPAFFSEKLYLAMKGKGTRKSILTRIMVSRSEIDMKRIKDEYKKTYGKTLYQDILDDTEGDYEKILLALCGGEN; via the exons ATGTCTTTCATCCAAGCCTTCTTGCAGCAGACTGTGTATATGGGCATGCCCGATGACTCA CTCCTAAAGAACGAGGGGACAGTGATCGCAGCGCCCAATTTCAGCCCCAGTGGAGATGCAGCAGTCTTGGACAAGGCCATCAAGGCAAAAG GTGTGGATGAGAACACCATTATTGAAATTCTGGTGAAAAGGAGTAACGAGCAGAGACAGCAGATCAAAGCGGCGTACCAGCAGGCCAGTGGCAAG CCTCTGGAACCAGCACTGAAGAGCGCTCTGAAGGGAGATCTGGAGGATGTGGTTTTGGCTCTGCTTAAAACACCAGCCCAATACGATGCCCAGCAGCTGAAAAAGGCTATGaag GGTCTGGGCACAGACGAGGACACCCTGATAGAGATTCTGGCTTccagaaacaacagacagatcCTGGAAATAAAGAAAGCTTACAAGGAAG ACTACAAGAAGGAGCTGGAGGACGACATCAAATCTGACACTGGAGGAGATTTCAGGGCTGCCCTCCTTGCACTGTGcaag GCCAGTCGGACTGAAGGAGTTTCTGAGCAGCTGGTTGACAGCGATGCCAGGGCTCTGTACGAGGCTGGTGAGGGGAGGAAGGGGACAGATGCCTCCGCCTTCATTGAGATCCTCACCTCCAGGAGTGCCCCTCATCTCCGTAAAG TATTTGACAGGTACTCAAAGTACAGCAAAGTGGACATGGCTAAAGCTATCGACCTGGAGATGAAGGGAGATATTGAAAATTGTCTCACAGCAGTAG TGAAGTGTGCTGGAAGCAGGCCTGCGTTCTTTTCTGAGAAGCTCTACTTGGCAATGAAG GGTAAAGGTACCCGCAAAAGTATCCTGACCCGCATCATGGTGAGCCGCTCTGAAATTGACATGAAACGGATCAAGGATGAGTACAAGAAAACCTACGGCAAAACACTCTACCAGGATATTCTG gaTGACACTGAAGGAGACTATGAGAAGATTCTGCTTGCTCTCTGTGGGGGTGAAAACTAA